A window of Branchiostoma floridae strain S238N-H82 chromosome 9, Bfl_VNyyK, whole genome shotgun sequence genomic DNA:
aacTGAGTCACGTTTAGGACgacattcttgctgctgcagcgccacctacatcggctttaagtagcagcgagaagcagatccagtcattctaaccctggTGATGgtgacatcgaaacgttggatgtTAATACTACCCTGGTTGTGGTTACAAGAACTTTACTATATGAGTAATTATCAACATGATGGAATTATTTACGTGAATTTGTTCTGTTCCAACAGGAGATCCCAGCTGACCGTTGGAATCAAGACGCCTGGTACAGCCCGGACAAGAACGCACCCGGGAAAATATTCGTGCAGAGGGCAGGATTCGTCAAAGGGTacctttctgttttttttagtattaaTGTAATGTTTGGTGTTTTGGGAATGTGtgaatgtatatatgtgtgtgtgtgtttcatgtttatgtttatatgtatatatctctgtgtgtatctatatgtaaatccgatgtgtatgtatgtgtacttATAGTATATGTATGCGCGtgagtatgtacatgtaacattgtgttcatgtttgtgcgtatgtgtatgcgtgtgtgcctatgtgtgtgtgtgtgtatgattctctctctctctctctgtatttATGCGCGTGCTGTGAGTGTGACTGTATGTTTGGTTGGTTGTCGCTGTAACTAGTACTTGTCGAACACGTGATGGTGAACACGGGGGTATCAAGAGCAATGCTTACCTTTTCTGAGTGTAATATGTGCCACGAATGCAGAAtcatgaattgatatgcaaattacataaatcatatttgcATTACAGTGTATGTACAGCAGTGTACGTATATTCAGTATATGTATAATTGCAATTTGACAGTTTTGTTTGAAATAACGGTCAATTAAAACATTTCAGatacagttactccaaatttCCAACATAGACAGTTTTAAAGGCAAagaacatacctccaaatttttgacggctatcagtccatcttgttcacggaaaGTTTCCAAGTCTCGCGAGAGAGTACGAGGCTtggtcaggcttgcgtagatcatctgccccctccccccgcctccttaATTGTTCTTTGCCTTTAAAACTGTCACTGTTAAAGAATAAAATTTAGAGTAATAACCGTATTTATACGTGACTGacgaacctcttcaacgatgttTCAGATACAGGATGTTTGATCCAAGCCTGTTCGGACTGAGAGACGAGGAGGCATCACGAATGGATCCCCAGCATCGCTTCATGTTGGAGTGTTCGTACAAGGCGTTTGAAAATGCCGGCATCACAATGGAAGAACTGCATGGCAGCGACACCGGTGTCTTTGTTGGTCAGTAGAAACTATTACGTTATATATAGTATCATGGAAGcgcatctgtgttggtagtcatcatagtacaatgctaaactttcttccaacacaaaggtatactcGGATCCAATTGtcaatgaccactgttgccttcgtCAGGATCATCGGGGTATTCCAGCCATCACTAAGCAGAGACGGTGGGCTTTATAAACTTCCAGGCACGTTTGATCAattactgacgtcacgtatcctggaagatcacgtgtctgtaactcttgcGAGTTTATGTTCTGAAGCGATTGGTTATCATTATTGTTCCTGacgaaggcgacagtggtcgttgaaaatgaTATCCttgtgtacctttgtgttggcAGAAAGTTTAGTATTGCACTATATTACGTTATAGATAATTCTTGAATGTAGTTTTGCATGGTATCGTCTCACATAGTCCATTTCCTCGTCTTACTTGCCTCTAACAATTGACTCAGATTTGTACGGTCTAGCTCTGCGCGCTCAACAAATTTGTAATTTCACGAAATTTGGACGCGTCAGAAAGCGCGCGTTCTGTTGACGTGTACGTGGCGACGAAACAAGTGTTTTAAGAACTTTTACCTACGGAAACTTCCCACGGCACTTCCAACGGGGTAGTGCTTTTTGTTCGGGACTTTGCTTACATAGAGTGAGCGGCCTAGGGTTTCTAAAGTACTAATATGTGATTTTCAACAGGCCTAATGAACACTGATTATCAGCTGGATGGTGACATAGACCCGACACAAGTGACCAACCACACGGTTACCGCGACAGCCACATCACTGGCCGCGGCACGTGTGGCCTACACCTTCAACCTGACCGGCCCGGCCCTCACCCTGGACACCGCCTGCTCGTCTGGACTGTACGCCGTGCATCTCGCTTCCCAAGCTATCAAGTCAGGTACTTATATCCTACTATGTTAGGGAGGTTCACCTCCGATAGCTCTGCCCATGGGGatactgtttttggttgtgtttgtgtgttcgccCCTGTAACCCATGATTCTTATTCATGAATTTTCGCATTATTCAAGTCAAAAAGAAACATGGCGATTTTACGCCCCCTACTAGTATTTTTAGATACTGCAATAGTACAGAAAAATCCACTTCCTAAAGTACTAGTAATGTGGTATGCACTAGTAGTCTATGGACAGCGGTTCAGAGCAataagagttcggagacctcatatctccaggAAATATTGATTATGCCTTCCACATCTAGAAAATCTATGCTTTGCTTGGCTTGACACACCTTTCACTCATCATACAAATTAGgtcctttttttacataatttgtATCTGTTCATGTTCCACCTACCGTGAACTACACATGTTGCATGTATGTGAGTCCTATAATGAAAAACGCtgcaaatatacattttcctcGTTATATAAGTTATTAAGTCCTCACCTGTTTGTACACACTACCGATACCATTCGACGTCTCATACACGTGAACCATTTCAGGCGACTGCTCCATGGCTCTCTGTGGAGGTGTGAGTTTCATTCTCCGGCCGAACATGTTCGTGTCGCTGTGCCGAGCGGGCATGGCTTCTCCCGAAGGACGGTGCAAACCCTTCTCGGCTGCAGCTGACGGCTACGCCCGCGGGGAGGGATGTGGGGTCGTGGTGCTGAAAAAACTTGGCAAGGTAAGAAACATTCTCACTCGGAgtgacatccaacggcgccagcaaaccgcctctgtatatactctgctatctcaaccgtcaccatcagttcctgttgGCGTCACCaactgccagccaatcagagaataggcctttctgttttcaaaagggatctcgcatatataagggtaagattattaatatttataagtagggcggtcaggaactgacgGTGGTGGTTAAGACAGCAGAATACAGACAAGAGGTTCGCTAGCACCGCTGCATGTTTCTGCGTAGAAGAATAGGTAAGAATGTTAAGTTATGCCTAGgaaataaatgttgtgtttcctgattCCCGACATACCCTAGGAAAACCCATTGCCTTCGTTTGGGGTGGGCAGcggagtcacatagtttccagttagaatttttatccAACCTGCTTCATATTCGAGTAAAAAAAACCCTGCTTGTCTTATCTCATGAAGGATtaatgtatccacagatttgtaatcaTCATGCACAGAATTCAAgttttacattgaaaatatatgtatttttatgcGTTTCAGTTCAACTTGTCAAATTgtattgtatcactagagttttggccaaagtctaaaacaaattaagaaaaagataatccctacctaccgaccatatttttttacagaactggaacaggaaacacaacattttcccccaGGTTTTAGCAACACCAACATCAGACAGATAGCTTTAGAAAGTTGCAAGTAGTTACATATATTTCTCTGACTGTACTCTCTAATATAATTCCCAGGGTAAGCCTAACCCGTTCCCTAGTTCTTCAATGAGAAGTGTATTAAATTTGTTTGCATCCTGACCCTATTCTTATAACCAATTTTGTCCTGTCATTGTAATGACACAAGAGCCAAAGatatatttttgtgtgaaacTTGTAGAGATACAATGTAAGACAAAACAGTATACAAGACTATTGTGGCAAATTACATCAATTTACCAAATACACATAGATTATTATTAACGAATAAATGAATTCTATACGGcccaaagccccccccccccccccatacatacacacaatgcATTAACAGCCAGCTTAGATAGGAGGCTAGGACATAAATATGGTACAATTTCTCTTCTTGCGAAAGACGTGACTGTGATCATACGCAAAGCAGTTGCGGGAGCAAATTCGCTAAATAGGTGTAAGCCATCGGTATATGATAGGAGGAATGCTCCTTCCATTGCATTATTTTAGGCCCTAGAAAACAACGATTACATCTGGGGCGTCATCCACACGGGAGTGAACCAGGACGGCCGCACCACCATCCCCATCACTGCCCCATCACAGTCGCAACAAGAGAAATTACTCCGCAATATCTTCGACCACTACGGCTTCGAACCATACCAAATTGACTACATCGAAGCGCATGGAACAGGCACACCAGTCGGGGATCCAGTGGAGGCCAACAGTCTGGGTAACGTTATAGGCAAGGCCAGGAAGGCTGAGGACGACCCCGTACTTCTAGGCTCTGTCAAAGGCAACATCGGCCATCTGGAGTCCGCCGCAGGGATGGCCGGTCTCATCAAGGTTCTACTGATGATGAAGAACAAAAAAGTCGTACCCAGCTTGCACTTCGACAGACCTAACCCAAACATCGACTTTGATAACCTACGACTGTACGTGCCGACTGAGGTACTGGATTGGACGCTGCGGGGGAAGGACAGAAGATTGGCATGCGTGAACTCCTTTGGGTTTGGAGGATCAAATTCCCACGCACTCGTTGAGCAAATCCCCCAATACAATGACGAGTCTCAAGACAACACTAACGAAGAACAAGGGAAGATGTACATTGTGGCTGTATCTGCAAAGAAAAGGGAATCTTTGAAGCTTTCAGTGGAGGACATGATCAGACATTTGGAGCAAAACCCGGACATGTCACTTGAACAACTCTCCTACACATCTCTACTGAAAAGAACGCACCACAATTTCAGGTTAGCGGTGTCAGGTAGCTCTGTTGAGGACATCAAGCAATCTTTTGAGAACGGTGTTGCGGGCATCAAAGGAGCAGTACGCACAAGGACAATCAGACGGAAGAGTGGTCGTGGAGATGACTCCGAGGTTGTCATTTTCGTTTTCGGTGGACAAGGAACGTTGTGGGAGGGCGTCTGCCTAGACCTGATGGAGAAAGAGCCCGTATTCAGGAGAAAGCTGACTGAAGTCGATGACCTGCTTCGCCAGTACGTTGAGTGGTCTCTCCTTGATAAGCTATCAGAGAAAGAAGACTTTCACGTCCCGTTGGTAGCACAGGTCATCATCTTCGCCACTCAGGTCGCACTGTTTACTCTTTGGCAGTCGTGGGGCATCACGCCAGATTCTATTCTCGGCCATTCAGTGGGCGAAGTGGCTGCAGCGCATTGTTCCGGCACCCTGTCACTACCGGAGGCCGTACGTGTCATCTACCACAGGGGGCGTCTGCAAAATGAAGTCACCGGCGGGAAGATGTTGGTTGTCGGGAATCTCCCGGTGAAGAAGGTGCTAGACTTGTGCAGTAACGTCTCGGGTAAAGTTGGCTTGGCCGCCGAGAACAGTGCCTCTTCCTGCACGCTGTCGGGCGATGATGATGCAGTAGACGAGCTGCATGAAGTTCTGAGGACGATGAACGAGAAAGATTTGTCCGGCCAGCTGTTTCTGAGGGAGTTGAATGTGAAGGCAGCCTACCATAGCCACCAGATGGAGCCGATCCGAAAGGAACTAGAATCAGCGTTGAGAGATCTACGTGGCCAGCCACCTACTATAGAACTATACTCAACTGTCACAGGGAAGAGAGCTACGAAGGAGGACTTTGTGACCGGAGAATACTGGGGGAGAAATGTTAGGCAACCAGTGATGTTCAGTAGCGCAATGTCAGAAGCCCTGAACCGTGACAAACGAAACATCGTTGTTGAGGTCGGTCCCAAGGCTGCTCTAAGGAGCAACATCAAGCAAATTGCATCTGAGGTGACGTTGACCTACGTGGCGTCCATCAAGCCAAACCAAGAGCATCCATCCATCCTGCGCAGTCTTTGCGATTTGTATGAAGTCGGTTTGATGCCGAGCTGGGACGCTTTCTCCGTGAAAGGAATGTACACTCCTACGGACGTGCCGCGTTACCAGTTTGCTCCAAAGCCACTGTGGTTCGAATGCGAGAAAGCTGTAGCTCTGCGCCAAGGCCGCGACCTCAACAATGGCCTCACTCACCCGTTCTTGTCACACGTATCGTCAAGTCCTCCGACGTACAAGTGCTCCATTAACAAGGAGAAGACACCTTACCTGTATGATCACGTGTTGGACGACACTGTTGTTGTTCCCGGTGCCCACTACTTTGAGCTAGGACTAGCAGCGTGCGTAGAATTTCTAACACCGCGGCAGCCAGTATCCAACTGTAGAACAACGGTGGAGTTCCTAACGCCAGTTACCGCGAGTAGTCAGGGAGGAACGGTCGATATCAGCATAAGTCTCAAACACGATGAAGATTTAAGTCAGGTCCATTTCGAGGCGAGGACTGAGCGAGCGCTGCATGCGAGAGGGACTGTGACCTACGCTGTAGAGAAGCAACAGACCATCGATAGCTTGGACCTAGATGACATACGATACCGCTGCAACAACACTATAAGCCACAACGACCTGTACAACAGGATTGAAACGACAGGTTTCCACTACGGACCGACGCTCAGCCGATTGCGGGAATGTCGCTATGGAGACGGGCCTGGTGGAAAGGAGGCCATTGCCCTCATCGATGTCCACGACATGGTGGCAAAAGAGATGCACAGCTGTTGCATCCACCCTGCCATACACGACTGTTTGCTACACACTCCCTTTCTACTAGGGCTGGACATCTTAGAAAAATCAGCAGATCATCGAGTGAGCCTTCTCCCAGTCTCTATTGAAAGCGTCGTGGTCGTCAAACCTCCCGAACGACAGATGTGGGTGTATGTCAAACAAATCAGACGAATCGCTGGAACCATGACAACGAACGGGCTCATAGTTGGGAGAGACGGGCAGGTCATACTTGAGCTGAGGGGGTTGACCATCAGGTTTTGGAACGAAGGAAGCCCAAGTAACTTTGAGGATATGATCTACACCACAGGATGGTCAGTGCATCCGTCTGACTGGAAGGGAGAAATTGAGTCTGATCTGGTCACCAAAATGTCTCAGCTCAAGTGTCTCGTCCTTGAAGATGAATGTGGGATCATGAACCACATCAAACCGCTTGTCAGCCCCGAGTCTGTCTTCATTCCTCTACAGGACATCAAGAAGATCGATTACAAGAAtgatgaacaggcactgcaaaAGATGCTACAAGCTGTCAACGTCAATCTGGCAGGCTTCGATACTGTTCTTCATTGCTGTGGCATTAGTCAGCTAAACGCAGAGACGGCAGACACAGAATCACTGGATTCTCGTATCCAACTAACCTGTGCAAGTCTTAGGCAGCTTATCAAGATGGCTATAGCCCAAGGAGAGACGATTCCTCTGAAGATCCTCACGCGCAATGTCCAGTTCTCGATGTGGCAGGACATGCCCCCGGACCTCTTGAAAGACAACACCTCCGTCGGTCGGATAGACTTGGCAGGGACGCCTCTATGGGGTCTGATTCGTTGCGCCATCAGAGAGTCTGCCTACCCATCCCTGCAGCTAGTGGAGATGTCGACTAGAAATCTCCAAGAGGCCTATACGCTTCTACACGAACTAGTTGCTGGAGAGTTGGCTAGTTATACCGAGATAATGTGCGTGCAAAGTTCAAAATACTTCTTGGAGATTCAGTCTTCAACACTGCACGCTGACACCGCAATTTGCCGCACCAATCTTGGCGAAAGTGGGTGTAGACTGAAGATCCAAACAGCCGACACAACGAAGCCCTTGAAACTTCACACCATATACGATGGAACAATGCTTGCTGGAGTTGACAAAAGCGTTACTTTAAAAGTCCACCAGTTCCATGTACATCCAGAGAGGTTGTATCCAGTAACGCGAGAATCAGAAGATGGAATGGTAGTACACTGGTCAGCATATAGCAATCAGGGATGGGACCTACTTGCTTTGGACTTTGTGGGAACAGTGGCCAAGGTACCGGAGAAGTGCAAACTTCGTGTGGGAGATTTCGTTGTTGGCATCTACCCTACTGTGGCGTCCACGGCAGTCTCAATCCCCATGACAGTGGTCCACAAGTTGGCCGACCTACCAGTGTTGGCTAACAGACCTTGTCTATCGTATCTCGTACTTGCATGGGAGGTGTTGGTAAACCAACTACAGATCAAGCCAAAGCAGCGGATTGTGGTGGTAGATGAGCACGCGGAGTCAGTCACGATGAAGACGAAAGTGATTGCAGCTGTTGCAGATGCATTACAAGCAACCTGCCAAATTGTGAGACACGGAGACCCAGGAATCCAGGAGAAGAAGTACGATGTCGGAATCGTGTATGGAAGCCGAAAGAGTCTGAGATCTCGGCTATCGGATGTTGTTGCTGCCAACGGTCGCGTTGTGTACGTTTGTGGGCAGATGTCAGATCAAGAACGCAGCAGAACGTCTTCGCTGTGGATCAGATCAGACGTCATGACCCTGCAGATACACACAGGTGCGGTGTTTCAAGACACATACCTGAAGGTCATCATGCCAAAGGTGTTCAAGTGGCTCTCTCACAGCCTGCCCCAGCACACTGTTATTGACTTACCAACCACCGACGCTCAACTTTCATCGTCCCTTTTGCACGAAGGAGAGACCATGTCCATGAAAGACGGAAATGTCACAGGCGAGTCCCTTTGCGTTCTTCGTCTTGATGGACCAGAGCATCCTGTTATCTGCACAAGGCAGACGCTCTTTCGGAAAGATGCGTCCTACATCGTCGTCGGCGGCCTCACCGGTTTGGGGTTTCTCACTGTTAGATTCCTTGCCGAGAGAGGTGCCGGCCACATAGCCACCATGTCCAGAAGTCAGCCCAAACAGGACGTCGCTACAGAGCTCAATACGTTGGAAGAAACGTTCGGAGCAAAAATCGTATGTCTGCAGGCCGATGTCTCGTCTTACGACAGCGTCACCTCTGCATTTGTCGAACTCCAAAACGTATTCCCTAGTGTCCCACTGAAAGGCGTTTTTCACAGCGCTGTCGTCTTCAGTGACGGAgtcctgaccaatcaggaccACGCTCAGTTCCAGAGGGGCATGGATGCCAAAGTGTCCGGTACCTGGAACTTACATCTGGCGACACGACATCTAAACCTGGACTATTTCGTCGGCTATTCTTCTACTTCGTCGGTTTTCGGCAATGGTGGACAGACAAGCTATGGGGCGGCAAACGGAGTCCTAGAGGGCATAGTGCACCTTCGTCGCCAGCTGGGGCTAAGCGGCCAGGTCATCAACTGGGGTGCTTTAGACATCGGCCTGCTGGAAAGAGACACAAAGGTTGCGAAGTTTCTGGAGCAGATGGGAATCCATTCAATTGATAAGGACAACATCTGTGAGGGCTTACAGACGTGCCTGATCACCAACCCTTCTCAGGTTGTAGTGGCGCATCTGGACCGGCCCAAGTTCAGACAGCATTTAAGGTTTGCTAATGACATGAAGAAGCTGGAGAAAGCGCTTGGGGGACCTGCGGAGTCAAATACAGACGACACTGAAATGGTAGCAAGTGTCAGTATCGACAGTTTGGGTAAGATGGATAAAAGAGCTCAGCAAAAGACAATCGGCGACTTCACACGTCTCGTCTTTGTCAAGCTCTTAAGCGCAGAGGACGAGACTGTTAACATGTACACATCAGTTGTCGATCTAGGGATGGACTCGCAACTTGCGCTCAACGCTCAGAGCATACTCAAGAAACAGCTCAATGTGGATGTTCCAGTCGTCGCCTTGCTAAGTCAAGAGTCAACTGTCCAGTCGATCAGCGACCTAGTCTACGACCAGCTCAAGAAGATGATACCAGACAGTCGTCCCATCGCACCGCCAAGACGAAAAAGAAACCGACCTAAGAAATTTCGATCAAAGCGGATGATATCATTTAACGTCCAGGATGGAGATCAAGAAACACTTCCAACGGACGATGTCTTAAAGGCGGTTGGTCATCTCCATAAACTCTTCGAGAAGCAAGTCTACAGGACGCCGTCACACACTGCTATCATCACAAGAAACAACAGTGTCAGCTATAGTCAGCTTAATCTATCAGTTCAACATCTGGCCAGTACTCTTGTGGAATTGAAACAAGGGGGTGGCAGCGTTCAAAAGATGAACACTGCTGGTATAAGTGCAACGTCAATGTCGGCCGTGTCAATGACCTTGATTGCAGCGATGCGGTTCAAGTCTGCTTTGAAGGGCAAGCACGAGAACGTCGGTGTCTGTCTGTCCTCTTCTGAAGAGGTACCCTGCGTCATTCTTGCAATCTGGAAAGCCGGCTATACGTACGCTCCTCTCTGTCTTGAGGAGGAAGCAGAACATCTACAGCAGTTTGTACGAAGCTGTGACGTACAAGTCATCGTCGTGGATCAACAAACAAGGACTGGTCTCCTGGCAAAGCTTGGGTCCTTCAGCGGTCACATTGTCACATTGCCTTTGGGACAATCCGAAATGGACGGGAACGTATACACGAATTCGCCAGTGATGCCAGCGCGGAAGGCTTTTGTCATGAGAGACACCAGCTCAAACAGTCAAGGCATTGTGTCAGGCAACCATGTCGGCTTGCTCAACCGTCTAACATGGATGTGGGACAATCTACCTGTCCGTGTAAATGACGTAGGGTGTCTTACATCACCGATCACATCCGTAGAAGCTTTGTACGAAATGTTCATGCCCCTCCTTGTTGGGTCTCCACTGCTCATCCTTCCCGAGTCCACTGTGAGTAATCCAGCCAAGCTGCTGGCCACCTTGGAGAATCACCAAGTCACCAGGATAGGAGGAATCCGTGATGACGTGTGGGATGGCATCTTACAACAGGTGGAGTCTCAGTCTGGTCACCATCTTCACCTGTCTCATATTCTCCAGCCAGTACCAGCAGCTGATGAAAGCCTAGCCTCACGCCTACAAAGGGTTCTCCCCGacacccaactgaccgtaaTGCTCAGTAGCCTACATGCATACTCGGCTGTGCTGTACACACAAGACCCACAAGGAAGCAATCTAAACGGTGACAAGACTCCAAACGGTGACAGGACTCCAAACGGTGACAGGACTCCAAACGGTGACAGGGCTCCAAACGGTGACAGGCCTCCAAACCGCGACAGGACTCCAAACGGTGACAGGGCTCCAAACGATGACAGGACTCCAAACGGTGACAGGACTCCAAGTTTAGGCCTTGTTCACAAGACAACCGCGCACGTGTTGGATGGGCAGGGAGATGCCTAGGACCTAACCAGGTAGGCGAGCTGTTCATTTCGGCACCGGGACTGCTGAACACAGATAAAGTTGTGACGGATCAGGAAGGAGGGCCGGTGACTGGTGACGATGTGGTCGGGACAGGGCTTCGGGCACGGTGGCGAGAGGACGGAACCATTCAGCTGATGGGGAAGTCGGAAACAACCAACGGGCCAGTCGTAGCGGACGAAGTGCCGATGAACGGACTGAAGTCTACCATTGCGGGAGACTACGAGCTACACATAAAGGACATGAAAAGAGGTACGTATAATCACCCATACACAAAATTGATAGCAAAATTAATCACCAGTTCAAGTTTGGCCCTACTAAACCAGACATTTATTAATCcactacaaaatacatgttgGTTTCTATTTCGTTCATTTCAGCATCTCCACTTAAGTTGAAAATGTACATAAAGTTTTGTGATTGCTCCTCTCATAACACTGACTAAATCAATGTGGCATATTTCAATATCTTTATGTGTTAGGGTGTAAGTCTTTCCGAACATTGCCGACTATGTCATGGAGTCATGGAGAACGGACAATGTACCCTGGAAACAATTGAAAACTTGTTAAAACACACCTGTATTTCTGTTCTTGTAAACGTATATATAGGAATCTAGAGCTTCACGTTGCTTCACGCTACAATCATTGTCTTTAAATGTATATCAGTACAATGGTCCCCACGAAAAAAACTACACTTGTATAGCCTCTGTTGCAGACTTCGAGCGGGTCTGGTTTTTATTTtaggttgggggaggggggcgctggttcgcgattttcaacgttggttaTGTTCTCTTTTGCCGGGAAATNNNNNNNNNNNNNNNNNNNNNNNNNNNNNNNNNNNNNNNNNNNNNNNNNNNNNNNNNNNNNNNNNNNNNNNNNNNNNNNNNNNNNNNNNNNNNNNNNNNNNNNNNNNNNNNNNNNNNNNNNNNNNNNNNNNNNNNNNNNNNNNNNCTCCATTTCCCGGCAAAAGAGAACCTATCCAACTttaaaaatcgcgaaccaaGGGCCCGCCTCCACCCAACCTCCAagtctgcaacggaggctaacttttgcacatcttttTTATCGTTCAGGAACGTCATTCATAAAGAAGACAGCGAGGAACACCGAACACAGGCGGTTTGTTCGGCTGAGCCATGACCCCACCGACCCAACACGTGCCGCCATTTCCTGGGGACCGTCCAAGCAG
This region includes:
- the LOC118423533 gene encoding reducing polyketide synthase PKS1-like codes for the protein MAVPPEESIAIVGLWCRFPHADSPDDFWRVLVNGEDCMEEIPADRWNQDAWYSPDKNAPGKIFVQRAGFVKGYRMFDPSLFGLRDEEASRMDPQHRFMLECSYKAFENAGITMEELHGSDTGVFVGLMNTDYQLDGDIDPTQVTNHTVTATATSLAAARVAYTFNLTGPALTLDTACSSGLYAVHLASQAIKSGDCSMALCGGVSFILRPNMFVSLCRAGMASPEGRCKPFSAAADGYARGEGCGVVVLKKLGKALENNDYIWGVIHTGVNQDGRTTIPITAPSQSQQEKLLRNIFDHYGFEPYQIDYIEAHGTGTPVGDPVEANSLGNVIGKARKAEDDPVLLGSVKGNIGHLESAAGMAGLIKVLLMMKNKKVVPSLHFDRPNPNIDFDNLRLYVPTEVLDWTLRGKDRRLACVNSFGFGGSNSHALVEQIPQYNDESQDNTNEEQGKMYIVAVSAKKRESLKLSVEDMIRHLEQNPDMSLEQLSYTSLLKRTHHNFRLAVSGSSVEDIKQSFENGVAGIKGAVRTRTIRRKSGRGDDSEVVIFVFGGQGTLWEGVCLDLMEKEPVFRRKLTEVDDLLRQYVEWSLLDKLSEKEDFHVPLVAQVIIFATQVALFTLWQSWGITPDSILGHSVGEVAAAHCSGTLSLPEAVRVIYHRGRLQNEVTGGKMLVVGNLPVKKVLDLCSNVSGKVGLAAENSASSCTLSGDDDAVDELHEVLRTMNEKDLSGQLFLRELNVKAAYHSHQMEPIRKELESALRDLRGQPPTIELYSTVTGKRATKEDFVTGEYWGRNVRQPVMFSSAMSEALNRDKRNIVVEVGPKAALRSNIKQIASEVTLTYVASIKPNQEHPSILRSLCDLYEVGLMPSWDAFSVKGMYTPTDVPRYQFAPKPLWFECEKAVALRQGRDLNNGLTHPFLSHVSSSPPTYKCSINKEKTPYLYDHVLDDTVVVPGAHYFELGLAACVEFLTPRQPVSNCRTTVEFLTPVTASSQGGTVDISISLKHDEDLSQVHFEARTERALHARGTVTYAVEKQQTIDSLDLDDIRYRCNNTISHNDLYNRIETTGFHYGPTLSRLRECRYGDGPGGKEAIALIDVHDMVAKEMHSCCIHPAIHDCLLHTPFLLGLDILEKSADHRVSLLPVSIESVVVVKPPERQMWVYVKQIRRIAGTMTTNGLIVGRDGQVILELRGLTIRFWNEGSPSNFEDMIYTTGWSVHPSDWKGEIESDLVTKMSQLKCLVLEDECGIMNHIKPLVSPESVFIPLQDIKKIDYKNDEQALQKMLQAVNVNLAGFDTVLHCCGISQLNAETADTESLDSRIQLTCASLRQLIKMAIAQGETIPLKILTRNVQFSMWQDMPPDLLKDNTSVGRIDLAGTPLWGLIRCAIRESAYPSLQLVEMSTRNLQEAYTLLHELVAGELASYTEIMCVQSSKYFLEIQSSTLHADTAICRTNLGESGCRLKIQTADTTKPLKLHTIYDGTMLAGVDKSVTLKVHQFHVHPERLYPVTRESEDGMVVHWSAYSNQGWDLLALDFVGTVAKVPEKCKLRVGDFVVGIYPTVASTAVSIPMTVVHKLADLPVLANRPCLSYLVLAWEVLVNQLQIKPKQRIVVVDEHAESVTMKTKVIAAVADALQATCQIVRHGDPGIQEKKYDVGIVYGSRKSLRSRLSDVVAANGRVVYVCGQMSDQERSRTSSLWIRSDVMTLQIHTGAVFQDTYLKVIMPKVFKWLSHSLPQHTVIDLPTTDAQLSSSLLHEGETMSMKDGNVTGESLCVLRLDGPEHPVICTRQTLFRKDASYIVVGGLTGLGFLTVRFLAERGAGHIATMSRSQPKQDVATELNTLEETFGAKIVCLQADVSSYDSVTSAFVELQNVFPSVPLKGVFHSAVVFSDGVLTNQDHAQFQRGMDAKVSGTWNLHLATRHLNLDYFVGYSSTSSVFGNGGQTSYGAANGVLEGIVHLRRQLGLSGQVINWGALDIGLLERDTKVAKFLEQMGIHSIDKDNICEGLQTCLITNPSQVVVAHLDRPKFRQHLRFANDMKKLEKALGGPAESNTDDTEMVASVSIDSLGKMDKRAQQKTIGDFTRLVFVKLLSAEDETVNMYTSVVDLGMDSQLALNAQSILKKQLNVDVPVVALLSQESTVQSISDLVYDQLKKMIPDSRPIAPPRRKRNRPKKFRSKRMISFNVQDGDQETLPTDDVLKAVGHLHKLFEKQVYRTPSHTAIITRNNSVSYSQLNLSVQHLASTLVELKQGGGSVQKMNTAGISATSMSAVSMTLIAAMRFKSALKGKHENVGVCLSSSEEVPCVILAIWKAGYTYAPLCLEEEAEHLQQFVRSCDVQVIVVDQQTRTGLLAKLGSFSGHIVTLPLGQSEMDGNVYTNSPVMPARKAFVMRDTSSNSQGIVSGNHVGLLNRLTWMWDNLPVRVNDVGCLTSPITSVEALYEMFMPLLVGSPLLILPESTVSNPAKLLATLENHQVTRIGGIRDDVWDGILQQVESQSGHHLHLSHILQPVPAADESLASRLQRVLPDTQLTVMLSSLHAYSAVLYTQDPQGSNLNGDKTPNGDRTPNGDRTPNGDRAPNGDRPPNRDRTPNGDRAPNDDRTPNGDRTPSLGLVHKTTAHVLDGQGDA